The Kribbella amoyensis genomic sequence CACCTGGACGCCGTTGATCCGGCCTGCCTTGCCGGTGCCGTTCTCGACGACGTCGACCATCATCTGGGTCAGCTTGCTCGCGACCTCCGGCGACACCGCCTGGTGCAGCGACTCCGGCTTGGTCTCCGACACCGTCTTCAGATCGGCCGTCTTGACGTTCTGGACCAGGTACGGCTTCATCACGTCGCCGCCGTTCGCGATCCCGGCCGACACCATCGCCATCTGCAGCGGGGTCGCCTGGACGTCGAACTGACCGATCGCGGACTGCGCGGTCTGCGGCGCGTTCGGGTCGGCGGGGAACCGGCTCGCGGCCGCGCCCAGCTCGGGCAACTGCCGCTCGCCGAAACCGAACTTCTCCGCCTGCTCGCGGAGCGCGTCCGCGCCGAGATCGAGGCCGATCGTGCCGAACGCGGTGTTGCAGGAGTACCGCAGCGCCACGGTGAGCGTCGCGTTGTCGCTGCCGCCGCAGTTCTTCCGGTCCTCGTTCACCAGGCCGACCGTGGTCTGCGGCAGCTCCAGGAACGCGGGCGAGCGGACCTTGCTGTCCGGGTTGTACTTCCCGCTCGACAGCGCCGCCGCCGCGGTGACCAGCTTGAAGGTGGAACCCGGCGGGTACAGCTCCTTGATCGCCCGGTTCGACAGCGGCTTGGTCTTGTCCTCGTTGAGCTTCTTCCAGGTCGCGCCGACCTTGTCCAGGTCGTGGCTGGCCAGGTCGTTCGGGTTGTACGACGGCCGGGACGCCAGCGCGAGTACCTTGCCGGTCTTCGGCTCGATCGCGACGACCGCGCCCTTCTTGCCGGACAGCCCGGAGTACGCCGCGAGCTGGGCGGCCGCGTTCAGCGTGAGCGAGACGCTCGCGCCCTGCTGACGACGGTTCGTCAGGACGTCCACGACGCGGCGGAACGCGAGCGACGGGTCGGACCCGTTCAGCTCGGAGTTGTAGGTCAGCTCGACACCGGCCCGGCCGTACAGGTACGAGTAGAACCCGGTCACCGGCGCGTACGCCGTGGCGATCTGGTCCGGGTACGAGCGCTGGAACTCGAACCGGTCGTTCGACGGTTTGCTCTGCGCGACCGGCGTACTGCCGACCAGGATCGCGCCCCGGTCGACCGAGAACTGCGCGTCCCGGACCCGGCGGTTGTCGTTGCGGCCGTTCAGGTCGTTCGCCCGGAACGCCTGCAGGTAGGTCGAGTTCGCCATCAGCGCGAGCATCAGGATGATCGCCGCCACGGCCAGTCGTCGGATCGCTGAGTTCACTGCTTCTGCACCGCCATGGCGATCGTGTCGTCGGATACCGGCGCCGCGGGGGTCTGCGGCCGCCGGGCCTGGTCGCTGATCCGCAGCAGCAGGGCGACGATCGCCCAGTTCGCCACCAGCGAGGTCCCGCCGAGCGCCATGAACGGCGTGGCCAGACCGGTCAGCGGGATCAGTCCGGTCACCCCGCCGACGATCACGAACACCTGCACCGCGAACGACATCGCCAGACCGGTCGCGAGCAGCTTGCCGAAGATGTCCCGGCAGCCGAGCGCGGTGCGCAGGCCGCGCTCCACGATCAGCGTGAAGACCAGGATGATCGCGATCATCCCGGTCAGCCCCAGCTCCTCGGCGAACGAGGAGATGATGAAGTCGCTCTGCCCGTAGAAGCCGAGGATCTCCGGCCGGCCCTGGCCGAGCCCGCGGCCGAGCACGCCGCCCCAGGCCTGGCCCATCAGCGCGTTCGAGACCTGGCCGCCGACCTCCTGGAACGGGTCCTGCCAGTCGGCCACCCGCTTCTGCACGTGGCCGAAGGTGGAGTACGCGAACAGCGCCCCGCCGGCGAACAGCAGGCCGCCGATCAGCAGCCAGCCGGCCCGCTCGGTCGCGACGTAGAGCAGGAAGAGGAAGAGCCCGAAGAACAGCAGCGAGGAGCCGAGGTCCTTCTCGAAGATCAGCACGCCGAGGCTGACGCCCCAGGCGATCAGGATCGGGCCGAGGTCGCGGGCCCGGGGCAGGTCCAGGCCGAGGAACCGGTGCCCGGCCAGGGTCAGCACGTCCCGCTTGACCACCAGGTAGCCGGCGAAGAAGACAACCAGGCAGAGCTTGGCGAACTCACCGGGCTGGAACGACATCCCGGCCAGCCGGACCCAGATCCGGGCGCCGTTGATGTCGACGCCGAGTCCGGGGACCAGCGGCAGGATCAGCAGGACCAGACCGGCCAGGCCCGCGGTGTACGTCAGCGCCTGCAACCGACGGTGGTCCCGGATCACCAGGATCACGACCAGGAACAGGATGATGCCGACCGCGGTCCAGGTGATCTGCTGCGGCGCAGCGGGACCACGCGGCTCCCGGCCGGCGGCTTCCGCGGCCGCCTGCAGACCGAGGTCGACGCGGTGGATCATCGCGACCCCGAGGCCGTTCAGCAGCACCGCGCACGGGAGCAGCACCGGATCGGCGTACGGCGCCCGGTAGCGCAGGGCGAGGTGGGCGATCAGCGCGAGCAGGCCGATCCCGGCGGCGTAGTACCCGGTGCTGGCCGGGACCTTGTCCTGCACGGTGAGGCCGATGTTGACGTACGCGCCGACCGACACCGCGATCGCGATGATGAGCAGCATCAGCTCCACCCCGCGCCGGCTGCGCGGGATGATCTGGATCATCGAGGTGGACGCGATACTCATCGGACCCCGTCGCAGTCGTCAGGGCCGGTCGTCCCGTCGCCCGGCGTGGTGCTCGCGCCCGGCGTCGCCGCGGGCGTGGTCGCCGGAGGCTTCGGCGGGACCGAGACCGGCGGCTTGCCGGAGGCCGGCGGCGTGGACGGACGCGGTGACGGCTTCGGGTTCTGCTTGGCGGCGCACTCCTCCGCGGTCCGCTGCAGTTCGCTGACGATCTGCTTCGCCGCGCCGAGGTCGTCGGCCTGGATGTTGCCCTCCACCTGCTCCCGGCTGTACGTCGGGAGCTTGTCCACCTGCAGCGCCTGCTTCTCGTACACGTTCGACAGGGTGAGCCCGGGGATCTCCTGGTCGACGCCCTTGAAGATGGCCACGTAGTCGCCGTCGGTCCCCACGTAGTACTGCTTCTGGGTCCAGCCGTACGCGAACCAGGCGCCGCCGCCGATCAACGCGACCACCACGGCGAGAACGGCGAGCCGGCGCAGCCAGAGGAACCGCTTCGGCGCGCGCGGGGCGTACCGCAGCTCTTCCGGGTCCAGCTCCTCGGCACCGGCCGCGGAACCACCGGCGCCCTCCTCGCCGGCGCCACCGCGGACGGCGATCGTCGGCTCACCCCGGCCGGTCGACCCCTGGGCCAGCTCGGCCGCGGCGCCGACGAGCTGCGGGGTGGTCCCACTGCCCGGGTCGGTCTCCACCACGTCGGCGACGACGCAGGTGACGTTGTCGTTCGAGCCCGCCTCGAGCGCGTGGGTGATCAGCTCGACCACGACGGAGTCCGGCGTCCCGTCGGCCATCGACGCCGCGATCACCTCGTCGCTGACGTAGTCGGGCAGTCCGTCGCTGCACAGCATCAGCCGGTCGCCGGCCCGGACGTCGAGCATGCCCAGGTCCGGGTCCGAGTCCGGCCGGCCGTCGAGGACGCGGAGGATCAGGTTCCGGTGCGGGTGGGTGAAGGCCTCCTCGGCGGAGATCCGGCCCTCGTCCACCAGCGACTGGACGAACGTGTGGTCGTGGCTCAGCTGCTGCAGCTGACCGTCCCGCATCCGGTACGCCCGGGAGTCGCCGAGGTGGGCCAGGCCGAGTTGCTCGCCGTCGAACATCAGCGCGGTCACGGTCGAGCCCATGCCTTCGCGCTCGGGGTCCTCCTCGACCAGCTCGGAGAGCCGTTCGTTGGCGCGGTGCACGGCGCCGGCGAGGGCCTCGATCATGTCCTCGCCGGAGATGCCGGGCTTGTCCAGCTTGCGGATCACCTGGACGGCGGCGGAGCTGGCCACCTCACCGGCCGCGGCGCCGCCCATTCCGTCGGCGAGCAGCAGCAGGTGGGGACCGGCGTACGCGGAGTCCTCGTTGTTGCGGCGGACCCGTCCGACGTCGGAGAGGGCGGCGTAGTCGAGCGACAAGGTCATGGGGAGGGCCTACTTCGCGATGTTCAGCGTGGTCCGGCCGATCCGGATCGACCCGCCGATCTCGGCCGGTACCGGGCGGGTCACCCGCTGACCGTCCAGATAGGTGCCGTTGGTGGAGCCCAGGTCCTCGACCCACCATTGGCCCTCGGACTGGAACACCCGGGCGTGCCGGGTGGAGGAGTAGTCGTCGTCGAGCCGGATCTGGCAGTCCGAGCCGCGGCCGATCACCACCGGTTCGGCGGTCAGCGTCGCGCCGACCCCCGCCTGCGGGCCGTCCGCGATCGTGACCGACCCCGGCGTGCCCTTCTTTTTCTTGGCGGGCTTCGCCGGTTTCGGGGTGCGGCCGTTCTGCTGGACGGCCGGGGCCATCGCCCGGCTGTCCACCTTGGCGCCGAAGAGGTCCGACCGGATCACGGAGAGCACCGCGAGGACGAACATCCAGAGCAGGGCCAGGAACCCCAGTTTGATCAGGGTCAGTGTCAGTTCCGACATGGAAGGTCGATCACCACCCGCTGCTCGGCGGCTGGGCGATCGGCTCGTCCACCAAACGCAGCGTCATGGTCGTGTTCCCGATCCTCACGGTCGATCCGTCGGTCAGTTCGGCCTCGGCCGTCCGGCGGCCGTTCACCAGCGTGCCATTGGTGCTGCCGAGATCGACCAGCACCACCCGCACACCGCCAGGACCCTCCGGCATCAGCCGGATCTCGGCGTGCCGCCGGGACACCCCAGGGTCGTTGATCTGGATGTCGGCGTCCGTCCCCCGGCCGAGCACCACACCCGGCGGGTTGATCGGACGGCGCCGGCCGTTCACCTCGAGCGCGACCTGCGGGTGCCCCCGGCGGACCGGCGGCGGTCCGGGAGGCGGCGGCGGGGCACTCTGCATCACGGTCTGCCCGTCGTTCGGGTACGGAGCCGGCGCGGGCGGTTGCTGCTGCGGCGGCTGGGGGCGCCGGTTCGGCGATCCCTGGGTCGAGCTGACCACGTGGAACTTGCCGGTCGGCAGGTCGTCGCGTTGGGTGAGCTCGATCTCGACCGGACCGGAGAACGTGTACCGCTGGATGTCGGCATGATCACGCAGCTCGTTCGCCAGTTCGTGGTTCAGGGTGCGGCCGTACGCGTTCAGCCGCTCGAAGTCGTCCGGGCCGAGCTCCACCTTGAAGTGGTTCGGCACCAGCCGGCGGTCCCGGGACAGGATCCGCGCGGTGTTGTCGATCTCACGCTTGAGTGCGGCGGCGAGCTCGATCGGTTCCACGTCTCCCTTGAACGCGCGCGCGAAGACACCGCTCACGATGCCCTCGAGGCGTCGCTCGAAGCGCTGCAGCGGTCGCACGCGTCCTCCTCCACGGTCGGTCGTCGGCTGGGTCCAACGATCGTGCTTGCGGTACGGCGCCCTCCAGAGGCTCGCCGCACGCCGCACCCACCAAGGTCGGTGCGCACACAGGTACGACGATCGATCGTATCGGGAGGTTCGACCCAACCCGCAATGCAAGAGTCCACCGAAAGGCATGCTAGTGTTCTCACTCGGTTGCAGATGGCACTTCAGAAGCAACCAGCGCGCGGGTGGCGGAATAGGCAGACGCGCACGGTTCAGGTCCGTGTGCCCGAAAGGGCGTGGGGGTTCAACTCCCCCCTCGCGCACAACAGTCCCGGTCTTTGGACCGGGATTTTTGTTTTCCCGGACCTCGGCGGTGGGGCTCATCGCCACGCTCTGTTACGCTGTGGTCATCAACACCGGTCCCGCTGCTAGCCGTCAAGGCTGCAAGGGCCGGTTTTCTTTTGGAGCGTCCGACCGGTGGCAGTCCCCTACACCAAACCGCATCTCTCGTACGACCAACAGTTGGAGCTCCTGCGCAGCCGCGGACTAGAGATCGACGACGAGGCCGCCGCACTCGAACTGCTGAAGGGCGTGGGCTACTACCGCCTGTCGGCCTACGTCTACCCGTTCCGCGAGCTGCTCCCGGCCGAGCAGCGGCTGTCGCCAGTCCGGCGCACTACCGGGCGGACACGATCGCGGCCGGCACCACCTTCGACCAGGTGGCGAGCCTCTGGCGGTTCGACCGGGACCTGCGGCTCCTGGTCCTCGATGCGATCGAGACGATCGAGATCGGGTTGCGGACCAAGATCGCCTCTGTTCTCGGCGACCGGGACGCCTTCGGCCATCTGCGGATCGGTTCGCTCGACGGGTCCGCCTGCCGGGAACTGGTCGGTCGCGGCGGGCGGCGTGAGACGCGGCATCAGATCTGGCTGCGGAACTACGACCGGTCTCTTCGCGACGCGGGCCGGGAGGACTTCATCCGGCACAACCTGCACAAGTACCGCGAGCTGCCGGTCTGGATCGCCGTCGAGGTCCTCACCTTCGGAGCCCTGGTCAGGCTCTTCAACCTGATGCGGCCGGAGGACCGGACCGCGATCGCCGGAGAGTTCAGGGTCAAGGGCGGCGGCCTGGTCGGCAGTTGGCTGGAGGCGGTCAACTACCTACGCAACGTGTCCGCGCATCACGCGCGGTTGTGGAACCGCTCGATGACCTACAAGATCCGTCGGTTCAACCGCCACCAGGTCGGTCCGGGGCTGGAGCATCTTGCCGGTGCGGTGCCGACGGACAAGGTCTACTCGAGCCTGGCTGTCGCCGCCTACCTGTCCGAAGCAGTCGTCCCGGACAGCACTTGGCCTCGCGCGCTGCTTGCTCACGTCCGTACCTTTCCGGTGACCGGCAACCTCTCGCCGGTCGCCGGTATGGGCTTCCCCCGGGACTGGGAGGTCCAGCCGCTCTGGATGGCCTGACCGCACCTCCCGCTGGGTGGTGATCTGGGGTGTCCGTCTGGAGGTTGACGCTGGTGGGGGGTGGTGGGTGAGACAGTTCGGCTGCCTGGTCGTGGAGTGGAAGGAAGCCGGCTGTGGAGAGTGCGGCGTTCGAGCTGGATGGGCTGACGAAGGTTTTCGGGGCGCAGCGGGCCGTCGACTCGTTGAGCCTGGTGGTACCGCGTGGGTCGTTCTTCGGGATGCTCGGGCCGAACGGGGCCGGGAAGACCACGTCGTTGTCGATGGCGGTCGGGCTGTTGCGGCCGGACGCGGGGACGGCCCGGGTCTTCGGGGTCGACGTGTGGGCCTCGCCGGAGGAGGCGAAGGCGCTGGTCGGGGTACTCCCCGACGGGCTGGCGATGCCGGAGCGGCTGACCGGCCGGGAGGTGCTGACGTACCTCGGGTTGTTGCGCGGGCTGGACCGGGACGAGGTCGCGGCCCGGGCGGCCGAGTTGCTCGAGGTGCTGGAGCTGGACGGCGAGGACGACAAGCAGGTCATCGGGTACTCGACCGGCATGCGGAAGAAGCTCGGCCTCGCGGTCGCGCTGCTGCACGCACCGCGGTTGCTCGTCCTGGACGAACCGTTCGAGGCGGTGGACCCGGTGTCGGCCGCTACTATCCGGACCATCCTCAACCGGTTCATCGCGGGCGGTGGCTCGGTGGTGATGTCGAGTCACGTGATGGCCCTGGTCGAGCAGCTGTGTGACCGGGTCGCGGTCGTCTCCGGCGGCAAGGTCGTTGCCGCTGGCACCGTTTCCGAGGTGCAGGCGGGCGGATCGCTGGAGGACGCGTTCGTGTCCCTGGTCGGCGCGTCGACGCGCGGTGCGGAGGGGTTGACGTGGCTGTCGGCCTGACCTCGACCGCCGACACCCTGGTCCGGATGCGGCTGGCAACGCTCCAGCACGACCTGCGCGATCAGAACAGGGTCAGCTGGATCGCGAGCGGCGCCGTCGTCGGCCTGGTGCTGGCCGGGGGCACGATCTGGGTCTCCGCCGGCGGCGACAACGACCTGCTCGTCGTCGCGCTCGCGGTCTGGATGCTCGGCTGGGTGGTGGGTCCGCTCTTCGCCGGTGGCGGGGACGAGACCGTCAAACCCGAGTACTTCACCATGCTCCCGCTGCCGCCGCGCACGTTGTCGGCCGGTCTGCTGTCCGCCGCACTCGCCGGTGTCGCGCCCGCGGTGAGCCTGGTCGCGCTGCTCAGCCTGGCGGTCGCGGGTGCGAAGCTGTCGATCGGCGCCCTGCTGATCGCGATCCCGGCGATCCTGCTGCAGTTGCTGTGCTTCGTACTCCTCTCCCGCCTCGCCGTCGCGGTGTACGGCCTACTCCTGCAGGTGCGGACCGGCGCGATCTTGGCCGCGCTCGTCAACGCATTCATCCTGGCGTTCACCGCGCAGGGCTGGGCGTTGATCGCGGCGTACATCACCACCGACGTGCAGGGCGCGATGGCCAGTGGAGCCCGGATCGCCCCGTCCGGTTGGGGTTTGGTGGCCGTGGAGTCCGCCGGTCGCGGTGACTGGCTGCACAGCTTGGCGTGCCTCGCTGGCCTGGTGGTACTCGCCGGGGCCATGTTCACCGGCTGGTCCGCGTTGCTCGTCCGGCGGACCACGGCCACGCGCTCCGGCGTACGTCCTCGCCGGTTGCTCACCGCATCGAGTGCGTCGGGTGCCGCCGGGGCCAAGGAGGTGCGGTCGTGGACGCGCGATCTCCTCTACGGACACCGTGCCGTCTTCGCCATCGCGTACGGCCTGTTCTTCTGCATGATGCCGCTCGCCGTCGGCTGGAACGCGATGTTGCCGTGGGCCGGTGCGGCCGCCGTGATCATGGGCGGCTCGATGTTCGCCAACCTGTACGGCGCGGACGGCACGGCGTACTGGTCGACGCTGATGGTGCCCGGATCCTCCTTGCCGGACGTCCGGGCTCGGCAGCGAGCGTTCCTGCTCGTCTTCGGACCGCCGGTCGCCCTGATCAGCGTGCTGCTGACCTGGTGGTCCGGGACCGACACCTGGCCGATCGTGCTCACCGTGGTCCCCGCCCTCCTCGGCGGTGCCGCGGGACTGATCGTCCTCTCGTCGGTCTACGCCGCGGTGCCGACCACGGACGCGCACAAGCGGTCCGGCAACCCGTTGAACGCCGGCGAGAACGCGGGCGAGGCGACCGGCCTGGCGTACGTGATGATCGTCCTGATCGCGCTCACCGCGGCCCCCGCACTCGTCGTGGCGCTGTTCGCGTCCTGGTGGGGTGTCCCGGTCGGCCTGGCGTCCGCGGTACTCGCGTGGTGGTGGGGCGGGAAGGCCGCGGCGGAGCGGCTGGACCAGCGCGGTCCCGAGTTGGTCACCCTGCTTCGGCACGGCCGTACGACGGGCGAGCAGACGGGTAAGTCCTCCTGGACGGCCAAGCTGGACCAGCTACCGCGCGCGAAGCGGCACCTGGCGAACTTCTGCCTCGGCTTCGGCGCCATCCCGTTGTTCCCGCAGGCGATCGTGCCCGCGGTCTTCAAACTGACGGAGAACCCGGCCAAGGTCTGGTTCCTGGCCCTGTACGCGCCGTCGGTCTGGCAGTGGCCGATCATCGCCGGGATGGCGGCGCTCGGCCTCGGGATGTACGCGTACGGCGGTTTCATCTACTACCAGGCGAGCAAGCTGAAGGCCCGCCCCGACTCGACCGACCGGACGTCAGCGCAGGATCCGCTGCAGCAGGCCTCCTGACGTGGCTCGATGACGAGCGGCACCGGCCGAAGCCATCGGCTGGTGCGGTTCGTCGGTGGGCGGGGCGGAGTGGCGGGCGCTCGCTCGCGGGCCGTGGGTGCCGGTGAGCATCCAGAAGGCGACGAGGGCGGCGGCTACGAGGCCGAGGACTCCGGCGTAGTCGGTCACGGTCATGTCGTTCTCTCTCGGTGGGCTCGGGCGGTGAGCTTCTGGCCATTCACGGTGGGGACGGGCCCGGCCGGCGAACGTGATGGCACTTTGGTGCCATCCGTCAGGACGGATCGCTCGTGGCTCAGCTGTGCCGAATGCTGGACATTCCCGCTCGCCAGGGCGGCAGCGGCTGCATAGGTTGTGCTGGACCACGGGAGGTGTGCGGTGCACGAAGAGGCTCTGCTCGATCCGCACGAGGAGCAGGCGTACCGGCTGCTGGTCGGACTGTCCGTCGCCCGGGCCGCGGACCTGGCCGAGGTGGCGAAGCTGACCCAGCCGGACGCGCACGAGGTCCTCCAGCGGCTGCAGGCGAAGGGGCTGGTCGCGGTCCAGCCGGGCGACGATCCCGTCTTCCGGCCGCTGCCACCGGACGTCGCGCTCGGGACCACGCTGCTCCGCCGGCAGGAGTCGCTCGAGTCGGCCCGGCAGACCGTGGCCGCGCTGAGCGAGGAGTTCCGCGCCAGCGCCGGCCGCCGGGACGCCCACCACCTGGTCGAGGTCCTGGTCGGCGCCGAGGCCCTGCGCGAACGCCTGCGCGATCTGCAGGAGTCGGCGCGCGAGGAGATCCTCTGGTTCTGCCGGGCGAACCCGCTGGCGATGCAGGGCGCCGAGAACACCGAGGAGTACGGCGCGCTCAGCCGCGGTGTCCGGTACCGGGCGATCTACGAGCGGGCGCTGCTGGAGACGCCGGGCGAGCTGGACACCATCGCCGAGGGCGTCAGCTGGGGCGAGGAGGCGCGGACGTTGCCCACGCTCCCGGTCCGGCTCGCGATCGTGGACCGGGCGACCGCGGTGTGTCCCCTGGTCCGGGACGAGGAGCTCGGGATCGGTCAGCCGACCGCCGCTGTGATCAACCGGGGCCAGCTCCTCGACGCCCTGCTCGCGCTCTTCGAGACGCATTGGGAGGCCGCGACCCCGGTACGGCTGCAGTCCGACCAGGACGAGGTGGTCGAGGGGCTGGACGACTCGGAGCGGTTCCTGTTGTCGCTGATGGTCGCCGGGGTCCCGGACAAGTCCATCGCGTCGCAGCTCGGGATCAGCCGCCGGACCGTGCAGCGGCGGCTCGACCGGATGATGGCGCTGGCCGGCGTCGACACCCGGACCGGGCTCGCGTTCCAGGCTGCCAAACGCAAGTGGCTCTGAGCAGGCGAAAGCCCGGGCCGGCTGCTCCCGGCCCGGGCTTCCATCAACGGGGTACTACTTCAGCCCGTAGGCCCTGATCACCGTCTGGGTGACCTTGTTACCGGCGTTGTCCCCGGCAACCACTCGCAACGACACCGTGCCCTTGCCGGCCGGAATCATCGCGACGTACTGGCCGTACGCGCCGACCGTGGCGACCTTGCGCCAGGTCGTGCCCTCGTCGAACGAGACCTCGGTCCGCAGCGAGGTGGACCGCGGTGCCGGCGCCCCGGCCTGCTGGCGGACCTTCAGCCCGAGCACGTGCGGGACGAGTCCGAGCGCCTTGCCGTTCAGATCGACCGGGACGTCGTAGTCGACCTGCAGCAGCGGCAGCGCCACGGCCTGGTCCTCGGCCACCTTCTTCGACCGGAAGTCCCACGCGGTCTGGGTCTTCGTCGCCCAGTTCCACTCACCCGTGGTGTCGATCCGCTCGGTGTTCAGCTCCAGCCGGTACGCCGCGTCGCCGCTGCTGGTGACCACGTCCTCCCACGCGTCGGGGAGTTCGGCCACCACCGCGCCGTTCTGCTTCAGTACGGCCGACGCCTTGGTGGTCTCGCCGACGGTGTAGTGCCCGGCCGCGTCCACGAACGCCGGGATCCGCAGCGACAGCCGGTCGCCGGTCCGGGTGGAGACGATGCCCGGCGCCGCGGCCGGACGGACCACCGGCTCGAACCAGCTCTCCGACGACGTGCCCTTGGCGTAGCTCCGCGGCAGCGTGGTGAGTCCGCCGTTCAGCGGGTTCATCGTGTCCCAGGTGTAGAGGTGGTGGACCCGGTGCTGCCAGAGCGAGTCACCCGCGGTCACCCACTCCTCGCGCACCTTCGGGGTCTCGACGAACCGCTGGGAGTCGTTCCACGCGTACTCCTGCCACGGCCGCCAGCCGAACCGCTGCTCCTTGGCCCACGGGAAGCCGCCGTTGTCGCGGTACGAGGTGGTCACCCGCGCACTGTTCGACGGGCTGACCGTGTAGTCGATCTTGGTCGGGATCTGCCCGGCCGAGACCTGCTGGACGTCGTACAGGTACGGGCTGGACGTGGTCAGGGTCAGGTCGATGGTGGCCCGGCCGGCCCTGGCCCGGGTGACCAGCTTGGTGCCGTCCTTCGCGGTCGTCACCATCGCCGGGATCGGTTCGCGATCGCCGACCGGACGCCAGACGGTCCACGCCGACCAGTCGGCCGGACGGACCAGGATCACTGCTGCCGCCCCGGCCTGGGCCGCGGCCGCGATCTGCTGCTTCTCGCTGCCGTTGCCCCAGCCGTCCTCGCTGGAGTCGATCA encodes the following:
- a CDS encoding Abi family protein, translating into MGVQLPPRAQQSRSLDRDFCFPGPRRWGSSPRSVTLWSSTPVPLLAVKAARAGFLLERPTGGSPLHQTASLVRPTVGAPAQPRTRDRRRGRRTRTAEGRGLLPPVGLRLPVPRAAPGRAAAVASPAHYRADTIAAGTTFDQVASLWRFDRDLRLLVLDAIETIEIGLRTKIASVLGDRDAFGHLRIGSLDGSACRELVGRGGRRETRHQIWLRNYDRSLRDAGREDFIRHNLHKYRELPVWIAVEVLTFGALVRLFNLMRPEDRTAIAGEFRVKGGGLVGSWLEAVNYLRNVSAHHARLWNRSMTYKIRRFNRHQVGPGLEHLAGAVPTDKVYSSLAVAAYLSEAVVPDSTWPRALLAHVRTFPVTGNLSPVAGMGFPRDWEVQPLWMA
- a CDS encoding helix-turn-helix domain-containing protein, translated to MHEEALLDPHEEQAYRLLVGLSVARAADLAEVAKLTQPDAHEVLQRLQAKGLVAVQPGDDPVFRPLPPDVALGTTLLRRQESLESARQTVAALSEEFRASAGRRDAHHLVEVLVGAEALRERLRDLQESAREEILWFCRANPLAMQGAENTEEYGALSRGVRYRAIYERALLETPGELDTIAEGVSWGEEARTLPTLPVRLAIVDRATAVCPLVRDEELGIGQPTAAVINRGQLLDALLALFETHWEAATPVRLQSDQDEVVEGLDDSERFLLSLMVAGVPDKSIASQLGISRRTVQRRLDRMMALAGVDTRTGLAFQAAKRKWL
- a CDS encoding ABC transporter ATP-binding protein, yielding MESAAFELDGLTKVFGAQRAVDSLSLVVPRGSFFGMLGPNGAGKTTSLSMAVGLLRPDAGTARVFGVDVWASPEEAKALVGVLPDGLAMPERLTGREVLTYLGLLRGLDRDEVAARAAELLEVLELDGEDDKQVIGYSTGMRKKLGLAVALLHAPRLLVLDEPFEAVDPVSAATIRTILNRFIAGGGSVVMSSHVMALVEQLCDRVAVVSGGKVVAAGTVSEVQAGGSLEDAFVSLVGASTRGAEGLTWLSA
- a CDS encoding FhaA domain-containing protein, yielding MRPLQRFERRLEGIVSGVFARAFKGDVEPIELAAALKREIDNTARILSRDRRLVPNHFKVELGPDDFERLNAYGRTLNHELANELRDHADIQRYTFSGPVEIELTQRDDLPTGKFHVVSSTQGSPNRRPQPPQQQPPAPAPYPNDGQTVMQSAPPPPPGPPPVRRGHPQVALEVNGRRRPINPPGVVLGRGTDADIQINDPGVSRRHAEIRLMPEGPGGVRVVLVDLGSTNGTLVNGRRTAEAELTDGSTVRIGNTTMTLRLVDEPIAQPPSSGW
- a CDS encoding FtsW/RodA/SpoVE family cell cycle protein: MSIASTSMIQIIPRSRRGVELMLLIIAIAVSVGAYVNIGLTVQDKVPASTGYYAAGIGLLALIAHLALRYRAPYADPVLLPCAVLLNGLGVAMIHRVDLGLQAAAEAAGREPRGPAAPQQITWTAVGIILFLVVILVIRDHRRLQALTYTAGLAGLVLLILPLVPGLGVDINGARIWVRLAGMSFQPGEFAKLCLVVFFAGYLVVKRDVLTLAGHRFLGLDLPRARDLGPILIAWGVSLGVLIFEKDLGSSLLFFGLFLFLLYVATERAGWLLIGGLLFAGGALFAYSTFGHVQKRVADWQDPFQEVGGQVSNALMGQAWGGVLGRGLGQGRPEILGFYGQSDFIISSFAEELGLTGMIAIILVFTLIVERGLRTALGCRDIFGKLLATGLAMSFAVQVFVIVGGVTGLIPLTGLATPFMALGGTSLVANWAIVALLLRISDQARRPQTPAAPVSDDTIAMAVQKQ
- a CDS encoding FHA domain-containing protein FhaB/FipA, which encodes MSELTLTLIKLGFLALLWMFVLAVLSVIRSDLFGAKVDSRAMAPAVQQNGRTPKPAKPAKKKKGTPGSVTIADGPQAGVGATLTAEPVVIGRGSDCQIRLDDDYSSTRHARVFQSEGQWWVEDLGSTNGTYLDGQRVTRPVPAEIGGSIRIGRTTLNIAK
- a CDS encoding PP2C family protein-serine/threonine phosphatase, coding for MTLSLDYAALSDVGRVRRNNEDSAYAGPHLLLLADGMGGAAAGEVASSAAVQVIRKLDKPGISGEDMIEALAGAVHRANERLSELVEEDPEREGMGSTVTALMFDGEQLGLAHLGDSRAYRMRDGQLQQLSHDHTFVQSLVDEGRISAEEAFTHPHRNLILRVLDGRPDSDPDLGMLDVRAGDRLMLCSDGLPDYVSDEVIAASMADGTPDSVVVELITHALEAGSNDNVTCVVADVVETDPGSGTTPQLVGAAAELAQGSTGRGEPTIAVRGGAGEEGAGGSAAGAEELDPEELRYAPRAPKRFLWLRRLAVLAVVVALIGGGAWFAYGWTQKQYYVGTDGDYVAIFKGVDQEIPGLTLSNVYEKQALQVDKLPTYSREQVEGNIQADDLGAAKQIVSELQRTAEECAAKQNPKPSPRPSTPPASGKPPVSVPPKPPATTPAATPGASTTPGDGTTGPDDCDGVR
- a CDS encoding peptidoglycan D,D-transpeptidase FtsI family protein; its protein translation is MNSAIRRLAVAAIILMLALMANSTYLQAFRANDLNGRNDNRRVRDAQFSVDRGAILVGSTPVAQSKPSNDRFEFQRSYPDQIATAYAPVTGFYSYLYGRAGVELTYNSELNGSDPSLAFRRVVDVLTNRRQQGASVSLTLNAAAQLAAYSGLSGKKGAVVAIEPKTGKVLALASRPSYNPNDLASHDLDKVGATWKKLNEDKTKPLSNRAIKELYPPGSTFKLVTAAAALSSGKYNPDSKVRSPAFLELPQTTVGLVNEDRKNCGGSDNATLTVALRYSCNTAFGTIGLDLGADALREQAEKFGFGERQLPELGAAASRFPADPNAPQTAQSAIGQFDVQATPLQMAMVSAGIANGGDVMKPYLVQNVKTADLKTVSETKPESLHQAVSPEVASKLTQMMVDVVENGTGKAGRINGVQVAGKTGTAQTSPERPPFAWFTAFAPANDPQVAVAVMIEDANVPRTDIAGGTLAAPIAKKVMEAVLGQ